The following is a genomic window from Micropterus dolomieu isolate WLL.071019.BEF.003 ecotype Adirondacks linkage group LG12, ASM2129224v1, whole genome shotgun sequence.
ttttgatttatctGTATCCTTGTGCCTGTTGCTTGTCAGAAATCAGTATCTACCTGTCAGTACCTCCACACTGAAACACATCTGGCTTTTTGGCGGTTAAGATTAAGAAATTAAACGAGAGCTGAAAACCTGATTTGAActgaaagaattaaaaaaaaaaaaattcaagtcactaaaaGGAAGTGATATTTTATATAGGAAGTAAATGAGGTTTGTTCTAAAAGTAGCACAAGTGCAGAGACTTTCATTGTTGAGGAGGTGAAaacaagagggagagaaaagcaaAATGGTTCGATTCAGTTGGATTAATACGTCTTTATTTGTGATACtggtgcttcagtttacaggtaagGTCTcacaaaacatgaataaaagaaacataacaaaacatcaaTAACAGTATTTAAGTATATAACATTAATTTAAGTTTGCTTGGTTTGTTTTGAACACGGAGTGTTGAGTTTATTCTTGGAAAaggaaaatactgtatgtagttTGTTGTATTTGATGTTCTCCTCACAAAACTATAAAACACATTCTTATTACAGttcatttttttatgtttatatctCATCTtcaacagctgtaactggacaGAACTccctctccttcactgtcaAAGTTGGAGATGAAgtcactttgccttgtgaaaatgtgataaaTAATCAGGACAAGTGTGACGGTACTTCCTGGGTTGTCAGTCGTTATATTGAGACAACAGAGCTGGTTACACATGGGAAGATCAGTAAAATTGAGATTTCCaaagctaaatcagacagaatgagtgttacagagaactgttctctggttataaaTAACGTCACAGACGAGGATGTTGGTCGTTACACCTGCAGACAGTTCAACAAATCAGGACAACAACAAGCTCCAGACTCTCTggtttatctgtctgttattaccagtgagtatttccatcataatgttttcagctcaaactgtcttgttagaacaatatactgaaacattacaataattatgatcagCTGTTATGAAattaactttactcttgttgtctttctctcacaatatctccatcttcaccagtgaaacactttcagaacAATGATCAGGTCAGCTTGTACTGCAATGTGTTTACATTTGGCGAGTGTGGACACACAGTCGAGTGGTTGTATCAGGGCGATGAGAACGACACGGCGACATCACAGGGTTCCTGTTCAGATATTGTGGTATTTACTCCTCGTCTTAATCAGAATTCAAACTATTCTGAGTTACTGAAGTGTAACGTGACAGATAACAAGAGTGGACAGATGCTGCTGTGTAGCGTTGGCCTCCAGTCCTCATGTCAGAAAACAGGTACATTCGGTTTTATATGATGAACATTAAGATTTATGATTAGAACCTTATTCTTtctcttgtatttttttaataattacttGTGTTATTTCAGTTCGTACGTCAAAATCAAAAGGTATCACAACAGAGGGGAGAAACGAAACTCTACTCGCAAAGGTTGAAACTACATTGAAACAAGGTAGTGACTCTtacatctccctctctccataTGAAGTTTAAAGTAAGAATGAAAAGCCTGTTTGTACTTCTTAACCTCTCATATGTTGCAATTTGATTTTGGGAAGACATTTTTTTGAGGGGTTTCATATGAGTTGTTTTTAGGTTTTATTTCACCACAAAACATTTCAGCATGTTATTGTATACATCTTTATCATATTAAACTGCTATTTAATGATGATTTCTAGAAAACATTCAGAGTGAGATAAAGTTGATGCAGACATGATAGATGTGTTCACTGATAGACGCAGGCTTAGTCCAACAGAAACTGATTTACTTTGTACAGAAAGTTTCCAAACTTATGTAAAAAGCTAATTAATAGAACAGAAAactgcattcaaaatatttttaatgtacagTTCCAGGTTGGTGGCGGTACATCATTGTGTCTGTAGTTTTAGCAGCACTCTCAATAAGTGTTGTGGCGGTCAAAATATGGACGAAAACTAAAAGGTGAGAGCAACCTCAAGGGAAACTGTTCTAAtaagatgttttttaaaacaaaactttgaTTTCCAGAGTCAAAACTACAAGTCGACtctcttttgtgttttcagggaacaaaacacagatggatgaaaaTGTTGTGAGTTTTAAAGCTTAATAATCAAATGTTTATAGAGTTTTGACTGCGCAATACCTAAAGTGTTGTAAATGTTACCGTTACATTTACACAACTGCAACTGAGTGTAAGAgaagtaagtaaaaaaaaaaaagagaagtaaAATTATTCAACTGTCTCAGTTTTTTACTATATGTCTTCACTTTGTAGGCGGCTCCTCAAGATGGTGTTTCGAAGTTACACCAAGGTGCCCAACCGTAAGGCCCAGGTAAGCTGTCGGATTGGTTATCCAAAGAAAGAAGTCGGAGCCAGCAAATTTAATGACAATTCATCCAATAATTGTTaagacatttcacttaaaaccacaaatgtggTGCTCAAGGAAAAATCAGGGAATCACCAAAATCATCAAGGTTCGTTCTTTGTGAGCGATGAATGTCTGTGCCAAATATTGTGCCAATTCATAAAGTAGACGTTGacatatttcacaaaataattCAAAACTTTGAACTGCTTCTTGCTCTAAAGGAGAAGTCAAAGAAGTCAGAAGTTATTAAGATTCATCCTCCTGGACTCGAATGTCTGAATAAAATGTCACTATAATTgatccaacagttgttgagtATTTCAGTACTTCATTTCTAAAGTACTGGACGGGCCGATCAACTGGCAGACACATATATAAAATTTGTGAGCGCTTGTGAGGACTTTGTAATAAGTTGTCTTGCATTGCTGTCTGTggcagtgtgttacagtgtgatgtGTTCTGAGACAAGGATTTAGTTACTTGTGTTGTGCTTATACAGTTTTACACTGTACTGTGGCGTATCACAATGAGTTCTGTtgtgtttatgcatgttttGATGTATTTCATTTAATAATTCCCTGAGTTTATTTGCAGTTTAATGTCAGGATGATGCTTTGCACTGTTGTCTGTCACTGAGTTGGATTACAACATGCTGAATGTCGTTGTGCCATGTTATGTTGCTTAATTTATGTTTCGTGCCGTTTCtcttttatttcaaatgtttttggtAAAGATGATGATGACACAGTGACTTACAGCTCTTTGAAATTTTCTTCGTCAGCTGGAGCATTTTCACCACCGTCAACAGACTAAACAAATAAGAGGCTGCAGTGTAGTTACAGCTCATATCACTGCAGTTACTGATAGTTGACAAGAAAACAAGTCTGGTTTTTTTTGACGAGAGCTTTTATGAGAATTCACTCACTGAGTGACTGATATGTATAGATATATTTAGAAAATTGATCACAATCTAAATCTGGGAGAGCATTaatatcatttatatttttgtacatAACCCTAATTCTCACGTCACATTAATGACTTTGTTATTGACACAGGAAGGAAAAGACGAAAAACCTGAAGCTTGAATCAAGTTGTTATTTCTAGCATATTGTAGTTTTACCTTTCAGATGAATATGTGaccatgtttttgtgttacaAATATTTTATACACTTTTTTTCATGATCAATTGCTTAATTGCTTTAAAGAATTTTGTTTTcacaacaaaatatttcagCCATCAAAACTCTTGTATtttatgattaaataaataGTGAATACTGGATTTACAGGTGACACAAACAAGCCTCTGAAAGAACAATCAAGCTGCTCCGCACTGTCTGCTCATAAGTTTATGATGACGTGTCaagtgttgtgttcacaacttgtttccaCTTCCCGCAAGTGgccaaaaataaatcattattgcaggtttaagggtGAAAGTGAAGAGAGACTCAGTCAAGGTAAGGCAGTACTGTGTAGTGCTTGTAAAACATGAAGAAAATGAACAGGGGATTTAAGGAACTGGTGAAGGGGAAGGAAGAaagggatgggggggggggggtattctGTGTAATGTCCTTCGAAGTCTTGTTATTCCACCATTTGACATTTGGTGGCAGCAAAGTGCCAAGAAACAGCTTCCTGCCATCAAAATACAGGAAAGCAGTGCTTTGCAGGTAATATTCCTTTTGTTGTCCTCTTTGGTCAAATGTTTAAAGCCTCTGACCAGAGCCAGCAGCCCTGATGGGTGTGGTTGGATCTGGAGCCACACCCATCAGTGATGTCACGGTGCTCTGGAGTACACCTGtgcatcactgcagcaaggtgagaagGTAAGCCACTGGAGGGCAGCAAAACAAGCTTTTTAGGAGGTGTTAAGGAAAATTGATTTGAGATAGTTTTGGgggagaaacactgaatgtaaacataactgtGTTTACCGGAAAACCCCACAGGGTGCCTTTACCAGGTGTCAGAGGTAGAAATAGCCTCCTTAAAGGTTATCTTATAGCTGTTCTAATTACTGTTTTAAAACGGCACTTGGGAAAAGTAATAGGAAAGAGAAGAGGTAGGGAAGGAAATGAGGAATCATAAATGGTTACTCAGTCTTAGATTTCCTCTCTCATTCTGCATTCAGCAGcatgttgctttctgtctgCCTTCCAAATGGGAATCTGGGAGAGAAATCCCTCTAAGTCGGTAACCCTGAGCAGTGATCGTGGGTGAGACGGCTCATTACGACGACCAGCTGCTGTGTCAGACTTCCAAATCAAGTCTTAATGTTCGAAAGCCGGCAAGTCATGTCTGCCAGAGAGAGTAAAGCTTCTGTAAAGCCGCCTGCCTCCGCTCTGCTCGCCATGCTAAGCCGCCATGACCATATGTGCAGTacagaaaaactaaatataactGAGGTTGACGTCGGCAGCATGAGTACAAGTTTCGGCAGAGTCAGCTGTGATGAATTATTTGGGTCTCTgggctgaaataaaaatgtttgcagcCTAAGTTCAAGAGTCGGTTGTTCTGAACATGGACAGattgacagaaacacagaaacacactggaTGGAGAGCATTTTAGGACAATACGTTAAATTTCCTGAAGAACTTTGACCTGTATGCATGCTAAATTCAGCTTCCTGTACTATAAAAGACTGGCCAAACCAGAAAGTGGCAGTGAAATTAATCCACATGTTTTCACGAACTTGTCGTTGCTAAAAACTAGTGGCTGTGATTGTTTCTGTGAACTACTGAAGCTGCCGAGCGAAAGACAGAACAATAAATTCACTCAGTTCATTCAAAAGACATAAAGTATTTGTTCCATGACTACTGTCTTAATACCATGTTTCTTTTGAGGAGCTGTTTATTCTGTGATTCAGTTTGGACTCTCCAGTCCTCCGTTCCCTTAAAGCTCAGCACTGCCAGGTCACCAAGTTCAGTGaaacatttgtgtgtatttaacACAAGTGAATCCACTGAACACTgtaattccatccatccatcatcaaccgcttatcctgcatacagggtcacggggggctggagccaatcccagctgacatcgggcgaaaggcggggtacaccctggacaggtcgccagtccacatcgcagggccacacatagacagacaaccagtcACGCTCACACTCGCACCTacggacaatttagggtcaccaatcaacctaggctgcatgtctttggatggtgggaggaagctggagagaacccacgcggacatggggagaacatgaaaactccacacagaaaggccgggggaaccggggtttgaacccacgaccttcttgccaACCACTGCATCACTGTGCCGCCCACTGTTATTCCATtgaaataaatttgtttttaaaatgctggtgtgaccAGGACATGTGGCACCTGAATGCTAACATTAACAACATGAATGCTAATTTTCAGCATTTGCCACATTTTAAAGTTTGGTAACGTAGAACTGAGCCCGACAAGCTGAGTCTGTGATTTCCACCGTTCAGAGGACTCTGACATAGTTTCCAGCTCTCTTATTACACCATGTGATAAACACTTTGGTCAAATCTTCTCTTGTCACGCAGTGTTCccgccattgtttattttattactctTCTTGGCGCATTTTCATTCAGATCATCACTAAATCATAGCTAAAGATGTTTTAAGCAGAAATGCCTCCAGTATGCAGAATGCTGGGCCCAACAAACTCATAAACTGGACAGTAGGCTGGAATAAAAACGTCCTCAGGTCTGTTGAGGTCAGCGACTGTTCGGCCGTCCAGTTTTGGGTCCGGAACATTCCACTTGGTTACTGCATTTGTGAGTTTTGGAGTCAATATATTAAATAGTACCAGAGGGAATGTGCAATGTATTGCACCCTCGGTGCATTCGGCAGCCAAGGAAAACATACAGTGGGAGGTGTCACCATGTGAGTGTGAGGCGAGGATATTTGTGTAGATGACTGGACTGTGCAGTCTGGTTCTGGTCGAGAACGAACCCAGAATTTTCCTTACAGGTTGCCGTCAGATATACATCGGTGACCGGGAAGCTGAAGCATAGTTAGGCAGAGTTTATTCGAGTTACTTTACCCTCCTCACTAACTGTCTCTCCAGAGGATTAATAACTTTAACTGTGCTGTGTGGACAAAGTTTGTTGAAACACATAAGACTGTTTGAAATTCCAGTGGAGGACCAACATTTCTAAGTACACCAAATATGTCAAGAAGAATTTTGGGGAATTTACAAAATGATCCATCCGGTAATCTCATTAAATGTAGCACTAATTTTAAACAGCATGTATGGCTTCAATTAGGagtaaaatactttattaaagTGACAGAAACGCACATACTGAATATATACAATAAGATTTTAGATTCCAACCACtatttgtaaaatgaaaaaacatatatatcCACCTCTGACACCTCCATTGGTGGTTTAAAAATAGTTCTTTAAACTAAACAACATTGTCTTCAAAAACGTGTGAGCATTTTGTGCTCTAACATCGCTATGATAGTTAAAGTTTGGTTAAATTTAGGCAATAAAAACCTTTTTGGTTATGGAAAGATCATGGccatggttaaaagaaaacaacaatgacTGTCAATAACAAACAAATCCACTGATTTCGGCAATTTCATTGAAAGGAATTGATTTCGCTGTGAAACGTTGTTTTAAATGCTAGAAAAACTAGAGGTTTTACTGAAATGTGGCTCACATGCAGCTCTTTATTCCTTCTTATGAGTCCATTACAGCTTCTGTTTAAAGTTTTGCTGTTCTGTGCACAGAATATGTATGAATTGTAAAATTAGTAGCTTTGAAAGTGACTCTCCCTGCCTATATCTGGTCCATCAGCCCACCGACGGGCTCAAAGTGTCTCAAACAGATGATTGATGTGAAACTTTCCCcctaaacataaacacagtcaGTGTTTTCAGCTGTGGATGATCCATCTGGGAAGAGCTCAGACCACTGCAGAAGGaacttttttccttttcactATTTTTACTGCGTTCATTTAAGTCCCACTTGGGTCATTTCGGTTGAAAGTGAAGAAAGATAGCGCTCAGCCCTCACAAGATGTTTGCAAGCTTGTCCTGCAGGTGCTTTTGCAAAGAAACTTACAGTTAAAATTGCAGTAGGTTATGTGTCTATGAGAGAAATGGCCACGGTGAAGAAAGACAAAGTTGTCGACTAAATGCTCCTGCTTTTTCatttatacatataaaaaaGATTTTGAAAGAAAACCCATCAATGCTTTAGATTACAGCCTGAAGATTACAGTGTAATTATTTAGTACATATGAGATGAATCATGAACCAGGTACCTACACTAGGACAACAATATAAGCACATGGTAAGAAGACTAGAAGTTAAGGAAGAAGGAAAGCCTGTAAGCCTGGAGCACAAACCTTTCCAGTTATTTGTCACTGCATTTCCCTTTAAAAAAGATCTAAATTTGTTGCTCTACAAAGACAGATCCCTCATATTTCTGTGTAAGTATGTGTTTCAGCACTAGGTGGCAGCACTCTGCAGGCCATTCCTGCACTGTGACTCTCCAGACACTGAACACTTTTCATGTCTGACAGTAAAGAAAACCATGCAGGAATCCGTCAGGCTGTTTACACAAACTGTAGCCTCACAGTTTCACCCCTGCTGTGTGTTTATACAGCCTTTAATAGTTTTCACAACAGGGACTTTAAAAACGGTATTTCTTTGTCCTCCCCCTgaaataattcttaataatcctgtaagaaacaaaaaaacagcaaaaaatatTGCCAGTGAACATAATCCAGGGAGCAATTATATTTCCTCTGAAGCatatttgtcaaaataaatcagtatataaacataatttcaaTGACACCGATTCGTCCCTGAGGATCAACCGTTTTCCATGAAAATGATTGACCCAAATGTGGCGTAAATATTGACAGTCAGAGAGTGAAGCCTAATTTTTTCATGATGCCATTGATTTTGAATTTTGTGCCACCAGCAGACCAAATTTTTAACTTTGGCCACAACAAAAGCTCTTAATTTTAGGAGGGAATAGTCATGCTTCTCTGAATGCTttaattaagtaatttttttatttattattcagttATCATTTAGCTgatacttttatccaaagtgacttacaattgctgcacatgtcagaggtcgcacccCCATGGAGCAGTTAAGTATCTTGCtaagggacacactggtggatgtcaacagtgggaatcaaaccccgGCCTCCCATACCAGAGGTACAGTATGTGTCTTGTCCACTGCAGCGTCACCACCTCTATGTCTCTCTGAATGCTGCATGTCCATAGGTGTCacttacactggggacgctgggtgccccaccactttttgaaatggctgattttgtccccaccactttttgaaatggctgattttgtccccaccacttttggaaagtaatgttaaaaacaaatgaaattattagattttttgcacaataagaaaacatgcaatgcaatgtaaatatctaagaaacaaatgtaggctacattgTCCAAGAAttctgtgtttccctttataaataAACCATTCAACCATAAATTAGTGCGGAAAATCTCTCTagaatgctcaaaatcttcttgGGGAGGACCACCAGACCGCCTAAATCATATATCACATCAGTGAATACTGATTttaatatattcttgtcttgttctcgtgaccccATTATTGTGCATCATCTTGTATCGTAAGTTAAGTGTATCACTGCACCCCTAATccgagcccttaaatgtccccaacACTTTTCAGCACAGAGTGAAACCCTTGTGCATGTCTCTCTGGATGCTGCAGGTCTCTCTGGACGCTGCAGGTCTCTCTGGATGCTGCAGGTCTCTCTGGACGCTGTAGGTCTCTCTGGATGCTGCAGGTCTCTCTGGATGCTGCAGGTCTCTCTGGATGCTGCGTGtcttatacatacagtatgtttgaaGATTGATACCTACCTGTTAGATTTCTGCCTCTGAAACTCACTCTGCTCTCCTCTTTATAAgcctgtgtgttgtttttgcagctgagaagaaaaagagactGATCCAAATCTCCATTATTCCACCATGATGTCATGAAGTCAGCTCCACCCATGTGAGATATTACTTCTGCCTGTTGTGTGAAGTGAAGCAGCCCAGCCAGCGATTGGTCGTCTTTGATCTCAGCTTCACAACGTGCCGCTGGTCTCCGAGGCCTGACACTGCACCCTGTCCTCCGACGTCAAACTAAGATCCGTCTGTCCGCTGTGACTGTACACAAAGAGAACTGCAGACAAAACACGGGGCTGAGAAATCCCACTCCTTCAAATCTGTCACTGTCTGTGACGCCCCCTCACCTCTGGATATGAACCCAGCACACCCGGAGGACCACAACCGCTGATGCAACAAGCTCAAGGCGAGTTTGGCAGCCATCTTGTTTTTACAGCCTCTCCATTTCTATCTGGTCTAGCTGCTAGACATGCAGTCACTGTCAAATTCAGGCTGCATGCACATGACCAACGTTCTTCAGAACACAATGCAGAAGCAGAAAGTAGAGCAGCTTTACATCAAGACGTAAAGAGagcaaactgaaaaatgtcaggGTTTTAAACAAAGGATCTTATATAGTTGAGGATATGGCAGCAAggaatgattattttcatatcaATTCATATTGTGccatgtattttatattaataaatcacaaaaatctaattttcatttattaaattctccattttattcattttttcacTCATACTTCCTTTGTAAGCACATTACATGCTTATGTTAGCTTAGGGTCTTCTGAATCCATAGATACCAATCACGTATTTCAGGGAGATCAGGTTGTATCAAACCACATCTCCATTACATATGGTTTATAAGCCCAAATGTATAAATAGAGAAAACTGACCAAAAAAGGGCTTAGGTCTTAGAgggttaattaattaatttgttaatctttaaaaaatgtcaggAGAGTGAAAAaacgaccaacagtccaaaacccaaatatatttaatttataatgaTATAAAGCTGAGAACAAATACTTAGAAGCTGCATGGAGGGaagaatgtttgacattttttgcaTGAGAAATTGATTAACTAATTGTTAAATTTGTTGATTATTTGACAACAGACGTATCGATTAGGGCAACAAAATGTTCTTCACTCATCATGTCTGCCTTGCTTACATCCAGGTGAGATCAGGTACAGTGGTTAGCTCATTGGTTGTGAATTGGTCACCAAAGAAAGGGTTCAAGTCGATGTATCACACCATCAGTATGAGCATTTGGATGTGGCTACATATCCAAacagaaaatctttttttgtaatatGAAGATTTATGATATTGATGTTGAATTAAAGAACAACTTTAGGCTACTAAATAAGATGCATTTAATGTCTAGTGGAACAACATCACACCACCAAGCCCCCTTTCATGCAACTTTAGTTTTTACTCTGTAACAGCCTACTTGTGCTAGaaagttcttaaaagaaaaatgactgattttgcacatacacaaaaagtATACAAAAAAGCCACATGAGTAATATGAGTAAACGTAATTTCTTACTCCTGTGTGCAGCCTGAGATTGCAGGTTC
Proteins encoded in this region:
- the LOC123981079 gene encoding uncharacterized protein LOC123981079, producing MVRFSWINTSLFVILVLQFTAVTGQNSLSFTVKVGDEVTLPCENVINNQDKCDGTSWVVSRYIETTELVTHGKISKIEISKAKSDRMSVTENCSLVINNVTDEDVGRYTCRQFNKSGQQQAPDSLVYLSVITMKHFQNNDQVSLYCNVFTFGECGHTVEWLYQGDENDTATSQGSCSDIVVFTPRLNQNSNYSELLKCNVTDNKSGQMLLCSVGLQSSCQKTVRTSKSKGITTEGRNETLLAKVETTLKQVLAALSISVVAVKIWTKTKREQNTDG